From Pseudomonas vanderleydeniana, the proteins below share one genomic window:
- a CDS encoding MetQ/NlpA family ABC transporter substrate-binding protein produces the protein MKKVLLFTALAAALTAGLAQAGEKLVVAATPIPHAEILELIKPTLAKEGVDLEVKVFTDYVQPNTQVAEKHLDANYFQTKPYLDGFNKGKGTNLVTVIGVHVEPFGGYSKKVKSLSELKDGATIAIPNEGSNAGRALLLLQSKGLIELKDPKNALSTPKDIAKNPHKFKFKELESALLPRVLDQVDLDLINTNYALEAGLNPAKDALLIEGADSPYVNFLVARPDNQNSDAIQKLAKALTSPEVKAFIDSKYKGAVLPAF, from the coding sequence ATGAAAAAGGTTCTGTTGTTTACCGCATTGGCGGCTGCTCTGACCGCCGGCCTGGCCCAGGCTGGGGAAAAACTGGTAGTGGCGGCGACGCCGATCCCGCACGCGGAAATCCTCGAGCTGATCAAGCCGACCCTCGCCAAAGAAGGCGTGGACCTGGAAGTGAAGGTCTTCACCGACTACGTACAGCCCAACACCCAGGTCGCCGAGAAGCACCTGGATGCCAACTACTTCCAGACCAAGCCGTACCTGGATGGCTTCAACAAGGGCAAGGGCACCAACCTGGTGACCGTGATCGGCGTGCACGTCGAGCCTTTCGGTGGCTACTCGAAGAAGGTCAAGAGCCTGTCCGAGCTGAAGGACGGCGCGACCATCGCGATCCCGAACGAAGGCAGCAACGCCGGTCGCGCCCTGCTGCTGTTGCAGAGCAAGGGCCTGATCGAACTGAAGGACCCGAAAAACGCCCTGTCGACGCCCAAGGACATCGCCAAGAACCCGCACAAGTTCAAGTTCAAGGAACTGGAATCGGCCCTGCTGCCACGCGTGCTGGACCAGGTCGACCTGGACCTGATCAACACCAACTACGCGCTGGAAGCCGGCCTGAACCCGGCCAAGGATGCCCTGCTGATCGAGGGTGCCGACTCGCCTTACGTGAACTTCCTGGTGGCCCGTCCTGACAACCAGAACAGCGACGCCATCCAGAAGCTGGCCAAGGCCCTGACCAGCCCTGAAGTGAAAGCGTTCATCGACTCGAAGTACAAGGGCGCGGTACTGCCGGCGTTCTGA
- a CDS encoding AAA family ATPase, translating to MLKTLAVANYRSINKLVVPLDRLNLITGPNGSGKSNLYRALRLLAETAQGGVVNALAREGGLDSTFWAGPETISRRMRQGEVEVQGVVRQGAKRLRLGFAGEDFSYAISLGLPEPSNSWFSLDPQIKRECIWASPVYRPASLLVDRSGPMVKARGEPGWEVLAQHTPSFDSLFDQVGNLRSSPEVLLLREHIRGWRFYDHFRSDADAPARQPQLGTRTPVLHHEGRDLAAALRTIIEIGDPQALQEAISDAFPGSRLGIAVSPGARFAIEFHQDGLLRPLSAAELSDGTLRYLLLVAALLTPRPPTLMVLNEPETSLHPDLLPALARLIVRASHSCQVWVVSHASRLIAALQQDPACNAIVLEKVLGQTRIVGQGMLDEPAWKWPD from the coding sequence ATGCTCAAGACGCTTGCCGTGGCCAACTACCGCTCGATCAACAAGCTGGTGGTGCCCCTCGACCGCCTGAACCTGATCACCGGCCCCAATGGCAGCGGCAAGTCCAACCTGTACCGCGCCCTGCGCCTGCTGGCGGAAACCGCCCAGGGCGGCGTGGTCAACGCACTGGCTCGCGAGGGCGGACTGGACTCGACCTTCTGGGCCGGGCCGGAAACGATCAGCCGGCGCATGCGCCAGGGTGAGGTCGAGGTGCAAGGCGTGGTGCGCCAGGGTGCCAAGCGCCTGCGCCTGGGTTTTGCCGGCGAGGACTTCAGCTACGCCATTTCCCTCGGCCTGCCGGAACCCAGCAATTCGTGGTTCTCCCTCGATCCGCAAATCAAGCGCGAATGCATCTGGGCAAGCCCGGTGTATCGCCCGGCCAGCCTGCTGGTGGATCGTTCCGGCCCCATGGTCAAGGCTCGCGGGGAGCCGGGTTGGGAAGTGCTGGCGCAGCACACGCCGAGCTTCGACAGCCTGTTCGACCAGGTCGGCAACCTGCGCAGCTCGCCGGAAGTGCTGTTGCTGCGCGAGCATATTCGCGGCTGGCGCTTCTACGATCACTTTCGCAGCGATGCGGATGCGCCGGCGCGCCAGCCCCAGTTGGGCACGCGCACACCGGTGCTGCATCACGAGGGTCGCGACCTGGCGGCCGCCCTGCGCACCATCATCGAAATTGGCGATCCGCAGGCGCTGCAGGAGGCGATCAGCGATGCCTTCCCCGGCTCACGGCTGGGGATTGCGGTGTCGCCGGGCGCCCGCTTCGCCATCGAGTTCCACCAGGATGGCCTGCTGCGACCGTTGTCCGCCGCCGAGCTGTCGGACGGCACCCTGCGCTACCTGCTGCTGGTGGCCGCCCTGCTGACACCACGGCCACCGACGCTGATGGTGCTCAACGAACCGGAAACCAGCCTGCACCCCGACCTCCTGCCGGCGCTGGCGCGGCTGATCGTTCGTGCATCGCACAGTTGCCAGGTGTGGGTGGTGTCGCATGCCAGCCGCCTGATCGCGGCCTTGCAGCAGGACCCGGCATGCAATGCCATCGTGCTGGAGAAAGTCCTCGGCCAAACCCGGATCGTCGGCCAGGGCATGCTCGACGAACCGGCCTGGAAGTGGCCGGACTGA
- a CDS encoding efflux RND transporter periplasmic adaptor subunit: protein MKGRRIRWEVALVPLALLSGCGHEKPPEPLRPRVFVEQVQRKDFGAAVTLTGDVQARVQTDLSFRVGGKIIQRNVDVGARITARQVLARLDPKDLQTNVDSAQAEVSAQQARVQQTSAAFVRQQKLLPKGYTSRSEYDSAQAGLLSAKSALAAAQAQLANAREQLGYTALVAEAPGVITARQAEVGQVVQATMPIFSLARDGERDAVFNVYESLLVEPPADLPITVTLLDNPAIKAVGKVREVTPAVSAQSGTVQVKVALEALPAGMDLGSVVSATVTAPAKASIELPWSALTKDVSEPAVWLVDEAGKVSLHPVKVARYLTGHVMIGEGLQGGEKVVVAGGQLLHPGMLVEIAQPPVQVAGGSTP from the coding sequence ATGAAAGGGCGTCGAATTAGGTGGGAGGTGGCCCTGGTGCCGCTGGCGCTCCTAAGCGGTTGTGGTCATGAAAAACCTCCGGAGCCACTTCGCCCGCGGGTCTTCGTCGAGCAGGTGCAGCGCAAGGATTTCGGTGCGGCCGTCACGCTCACCGGCGACGTCCAGGCGCGGGTACAGACCGACCTGTCGTTCCGGGTCGGCGGCAAGATCATCCAGCGCAATGTCGATGTCGGCGCCCGGATCACCGCCCGGCAGGTGCTCGCCAGGCTCGATCCCAAGGACCTGCAGACCAACGTCGACAGCGCCCAGGCCGAGGTCAGTGCCCAGCAGGCGCGGGTGCAACAGACTAGCGCGGCGTTCGTCCGCCAGCAGAAGCTGCTGCCCAAGGGCTACACCAGTCGCAGTGAATACGATTCCGCCCAGGCCGGCCTGCTCAGTGCCAAGAGCGCGCTGGCCGCAGCCCAGGCGCAACTGGCCAATGCCCGTGAGCAACTCGGTTACACCGCGCTGGTCGCCGAGGCGCCGGGGGTGATCACCGCGCGCCAGGCCGAGGTCGGCCAGGTGGTGCAGGCGACCATGCCGATCTTCAGCCTGGCCCGCGACGGTGAGCGCGATGCCGTGTTCAATGTCTACGAGTCGCTGCTGGTGGAGCCGCCCGCAGACCTGCCGATCACCGTGACCCTGCTCGACAACCCGGCGATCAAGGCCGTGGGCAAGGTCCGTGAAGTGACCCCGGCGGTCTCGGCCCAGAGCGGTACGGTGCAGGTCAAGGTGGCGCTGGAGGCGCTGCCGGCCGGCATGGACCTCGGCTCGGTGGTCAGCGCCACCGTGACGGCACCGGCCAAGGCCAGTATCGAACTGCCCTGGTCGGCGTTGACCAAGGACGTCAGCGAGCCGGCCGTCTGGCTGGTGGACGAGGCCGGCAAGGTCAGCCTGCACCCGGTCAAGGTCGCGCGCTACCTGACCGGCCATGTGATGATCGGCGAAGGGCTGCAGGGTGGCGAGAAGGTGGTGGTCGCCGGTGGGCAACTGCTGCATCCGGGCATGCTGGTGGAGATCGCCCAGCCACCGGTCCAGGTCGCCGGGGGGAGCACGCCATGA
- a CDS encoding efflux RND transporter periplasmic adaptor subunit, with product MKRLSLLWLGALLVAACSKQEPPPEPVRPVLFIEVKPESVQSLGRFAGSIQARYESTLGFRVSGRIARRHVDVGSEVEQGALLASLDPTDQQNQLRAAQGDLSRIEAQWINAQANARRQQELFDRGVGAQAQLDVAQTDLKTTGASLEQARASVGQARDQLGYTELRSDHAAVVTDWKVEAGQVVSAGQEVVTLARPDVKEAVIDLPATLADQLHEGVEFRVASQLDPSINTTARLREIEPQADSATRTRRARLTLAETPAAFRLGTSISVTLSSAIEPRTQLPLSALWEHQGKTQVWIIDPQSSTVSPREVTVVSREGDSLLLGAGVKAGEKVVSAGVNSLKPGQKVRIDEETPR from the coding sequence ATGAAGCGCCTGTCGCTGCTGTGGCTGGGAGCCCTGCTGGTGGCCGCCTGTTCGAAGCAGGAGCCGCCGCCAGAGCCGGTGCGGCCGGTGCTGTTCATCGAGGTCAAGCCCGAGTCGGTGCAGAGCCTCGGCCGTTTTGCCGGGAGCATCCAGGCCCGCTATGAGAGCACCCTGGGTTTCCGGGTTTCGGGACGGATCGCCCGGCGTCATGTCGACGTCGGCAGCGAGGTGGAGCAGGGCGCGCTGCTGGCCAGCCTCGATCCGACCGACCAGCAGAACCAGTTGCGTGCTGCCCAGGGCGACCTGTCGCGCATCGAGGCGCAGTGGATCAATGCCCAGGCCAACGCCCGCCGCCAGCAGGAACTGTTCGACCGTGGCGTCGGTGCGCAGGCCCAACTGGACGTGGCCCAGACCGATCTGAAGACCACCGGCGCCTCGCTCGAACAGGCCCGTGCCTCGGTCGGCCAGGCCAGGGACCAGCTGGGCTACACCGAACTGCGCAGCGACCATGCCGCCGTGGTCACCGACTGGAAGGTCGAGGCCGGCCAGGTGGTCAGCGCCGGCCAGGAGGTGGTCACGCTGGCGCGGCCGGACGTCAAGGAAGCGGTGATCGACCTGCCGGCCACCCTGGCCGACCAGTTGCATGAAGGCGTCGAATTCCGCGTCGCCAGCCAGCTCGACCCGAGCATCAACACCACCGCCCGCTTGCGCGAGATCGAGCCCCAGGCCGACAGCGCCACCCGCACGCGGCGGGCCCGGCTGACCCTGGCTGAAACCCCGGCGGCGTTTCGCCTGGGCACCTCGATCAGCGTGACCCTGAGTTCGGCCATCGAACCGCGTACCCAACTGCCGCTGTCGGCGCTGTGGGAGCACCAGGGCAAGACGCAGGTCTGGATCATCGACCCGCAGAGCTCGACCGTCTCGCCGCGTGAGGTGACGGTCGTCAGCCGCGAGGGCGACAGCCTGCTGCTCGGCGCTGGCGTCAAGGCCGGCGAGAAGGTGGTCAGTGCCGGGGTGAACAGTCTCAAGCCCGGGCAGAAAGTCAGAATCGACGAGGAAACCCCACGATGA
- a CDS encoding efflux RND transporter permease subunit, protein MKGSFNLSEWALKHQSFVWYLMFVALLMGVFSYINLGREEDPSFTIKTMIIQTKWPGATVDETLEQVTDRIEKKLEELDSLDYVKSYTRPGESTVFVFLRDTTSGKDIPQIWYQVRKKIDDIRGEFPQDIQGPGFNDEFGDVFGSVYAFTSDGLTMRQLRDYVEQVRAQIRDVPGLGKIEMIGEQNEVLYLNFSTRKLAALGIDQRQVVQSLQSQNAVTPAGVIEAGPERISVRASGQYASEKDLEAVNLKLNDRFYRLADIAEISRGYVDPPTPLFRYNGQTAIGLAIAMKKGGNIQEFGKALHERMDSLTADLPVGVGVHKVSDQAEVVEKAVGGFTSALFEAVIIVLVVSFVALGLRAGLVVACSIPLVLAMVFVFMEYSGITMQRISLGALIIALGLLVDDAMITVEMMVTRLEKGDSKEQAATFAYTSTAFPMLTGTLVTVAGFVPIGLNASSAGEYTFTLFAVIAVAMLVSWIVAVLFAPVIGVHILSEKVKAHDSGNGRVARAFNAGLLWSLRNRWWAIGLTVLIFALSVFGMRFVQNQFFPSSDRPEILVDLNLPQNASINETRKAVDRLEASLKDDPDILRWSTYIGEGAIRFYLPLDQQLQNPYYAQLIIVSKSLEQRAALMDRLNKRLREDFVGIGSFVQTLEMGPPVGRPLQYRVSGKDIDQVRKHAIELATLLDKNPSVGETIYDWNEPGKVLRIDIAQDKARQFGLSSEDVAKLMNTIVSGAPVTQVKDDIYLINVVGRAVDSERGTPETLQNLQIVTPNGTSIPLLAFATVRYELEQPLVWRRDRLPTITLKAGVRGGIQPTDLVRQLKPDIDKFAAGLPPGYKVVTGGTVEESGKAQGPIAHVVPLMLFLMATFLMIQLHSVQKMFLVASVAPLGLIGVVLALVPTGTPMGFVAILGILALIGIIIRNSVILVTQVDEYESNGYEPWDAVVEATEHRRRPILLTAAAASLGMIPIAREVFWGPMAYAMIGGIVVATVLTLMFLPALYVAWYRIREPKRDAA, encoded by the coding sequence ATGAAAGGGAGCTTCAACCTGTCCGAGTGGGCGCTCAAGCACCAATCGTTCGTCTGGTACCTGATGTTCGTCGCCTTGCTGATGGGGGTGTTTTCCTACATCAACCTCGGGCGCGAGGAAGACCCGTCCTTCACCATCAAGACCATGATCATCCAGACCAAGTGGCCGGGCGCCACGGTGGACGAGACCCTGGAGCAGGTCACCGATCGCATCGAGAAAAAGCTCGAGGAGCTCGACTCGCTCGACTACGTGAAGAGCTACACCCGCCCCGGCGAATCGACGGTGTTCGTATTCCTGCGCGATACCACCAGCGGCAAGGACATCCCGCAGATCTGGTACCAGGTGCGCAAGAAGATCGACGACATCCGCGGCGAGTTCCCCCAGGACATCCAGGGCCCGGGTTTCAACGACGAGTTCGGCGACGTGTTCGGCTCGGTCTACGCCTTCACCAGCGACGGCCTGACCATGCGCCAGCTGCGCGACTACGTCGAACAGGTCCGCGCGCAGATCCGCGACGTGCCGGGGCTGGGCAAGATCGAGATGATCGGCGAGCAGAACGAGGTGCTCTACCTGAACTTCTCCACCCGCAAGCTGGCGGCCCTGGGCATCGACCAGCGCCAGGTGGTGCAGAGCCTGCAATCGCAGAACGCGGTGACCCCGGCCGGGGTGATCGAGGCCGGCCCCGAGCGCATCTCGGTGCGCGCGTCCGGGCAGTACGCCTCGGAAAAGGACCTGGAGGCGGTCAACCTCAAGCTCAACGATCGTTTCTACCGGCTGGCGGATATCGCCGAGATCAGCCGCGGTTACGTCGACCCACCGACGCCGTTGTTCCGCTACAACGGCCAGACCGCCATCGGCCTGGCGATCGCCATGAAGAAGGGCGGCAACATCCAGGAGTTCGGCAAGGCCCTGCATGAGCGCATGGACAGCCTCACCGCCGACCTGCCGGTGGGCGTTGGCGTGCACAAGGTCTCCGATCAGGCCGAGGTGGTGGAGAAGGCCGTCGGCGGCTTCACCAGTGCCCTGTTCGAGGCGGTGATCATCGTCCTGGTGGTGAGCTTCGTCGCCCTCGGCCTGCGTGCCGGGTTGGTGGTGGCCTGCTCGATCCCGCTGGTACTGGCGATGGTCTTCGTGTTCATGGAGTACAGCGGCATCACCATGCAGCGGATTTCCCTCGGTGCATTGATCATCGCTCTCGGCCTGCTGGTGGACGATGCGATGATCACCGTGGAGATGATGGTCACCCGCCTGGAAAAGGGCGACAGCAAGGAGCAGGCGGCGACGTTCGCCTATACCTCCACGGCCTTCCCGATGCTCACCGGGACCCTGGTGACCGTCGCCGGCTTCGTGCCCATCGGTCTCAATGCCAGCTCGGCCGGTGAGTACACCTTCACCCTGTTCGCGGTGATCGCCGTGGCGATGCTGGTGTCGTGGATCGTCGCCGTGCTGTTCGCCCCGGTGATCGGCGTGCACATCCTCAGCGAGAAGGTGAAGGCCCACGACAGTGGCAACGGCCGTGTGGCGCGGGCCTTCAATGCCGGGCTGCTGTGGTCGTTGCGCAACCGCTGGTGGGCCATCGGCCTGACGGTGCTGATCTTCGCGCTGTCGGTGTTCGGCATGCGCTTCGTGCAGAACCAGTTCTTCCCGTCCTCGGATCGCCCGGAGATTTTAGTCGACCTCAACCTGCCGCAGAACGCCTCGATCAACGAGACCCGCAAGGCGGTGGACCGGCTGGAAGCCAGCCTCAAGGACGATCCTGACATCCTGCGCTGGAGCACCTACATCGGCGAGGGCGCGATCCGTTTCTACCTGCCGCTCGACCAGCAATTGCAGAACCCCTACTACGCGCAGTTGATCATCGTCAGCAAGAGCCTGGAGCAGCGTGCCGCGCTCATGGATCGGTTGAACAAGCGCCTGCGCGAGGACTTCGTCGGCATTGGCAGTTTCGTCCAGACCCTGGAAATGGGCCCACCGGTGGGGCGGCCGTTGCAGTACCGGGTCAGTGGCAAGGACATCGACCAGGTGCGCAAGCACGCCATCGAACTGGCGACCCTCCTCGACAAGAATCCCAGTGTCGGCGAGACCATCTACGACTGGAACGAGCCGGGCAAGGTGCTGCGCATCGACATCGCCCAGGACAAGGCACGGCAGTTCGGCCTGTCGTCCGAGGACGTCGCCAAGCTGATGAACACCATCGTCAGCGGCGCGCCGGTGACCCAGGTGAAGGACGATATCTACCTGATCAACGTGGTCGGCCGTGCGGTGGACAGCGAGCGGGGTACGCCGGAAACCCTGCAGAACCTGCAGATCGTCACGCCCAACGGCACCTCGATCCCGTTGCTGGCGTTCGCCACGGTGCGCTACGAGCTGGAGCAGCCGCTGGTCTGGCGGCGTGACCGGCTGCCGACCATCACCCTCAAGGCCGGCGTGCGGGGGGGTATCCAGCCGACCGACCTGGTGCGGCAACTGAAGCCGGATATCGACAAGTTCGCTGCCGGCCTGCCACCGGGCTACAAGGTGGTCACCGGCGGTACGGTGGAGGAGAGCGGCAAGGCCCAGGGGCCGATCGCCCACGTGGTGCCGCTGATGCTGTTCCTCATGGCGACCTTCCTGATGATCCAGCTGCACAGCGTGCAGAAGATGTTCCTGGTCGCCAGCGTCGCGCCGCTGGGGCTGATCGGCGTGGTATTGGCGTTGGTGCCGACGGGAACGCCGATGGGCTTCGTGGCGATCCTCGGAATCCTGGCGCTGATCGGCATCATCATCCGCAACTCGGTGATCCTGGTGACCCAGGTCGACGAGTACGAAAGCAACGGCTACGAGCCGTGGGACGCAGTGGTGGAGGCGACCGAACACCGGCGCCGGCCGATCCTGCTGACGGCGGCGGCCGCGAGCCTGGGGATGATCCCGATTGCCCGGGAGGTGTTCTGGGGGCCGATGGCCTACGCGATGATCGGCGGGATCGTGGTGGCGACGGTGCTGACGCTGATGTTCCTGCCGGCGCTGTATGTGGCGTGGTACCGGATTCGCGAGCCGAAACGCGACGCGGCCTGA
- the mgrA gene encoding L-glyceraldehyde 3-phosphate reductase — MTYQAAENRYDSIPYRRVGRSGLVLPALSLGLWHNFGDSTPIDTQRALLRTAFDLGINHFDLANNYGPPYGSAEINFGRLLREDFRQYRDELIISSKAGWDMWPGPYGQGGGSRKYVLASLDQSLQRMGLDYVDIFYSHRFDPDTPLEETAGALATAVQQGKALYVGISSYSGAKTREIAALLQDWKIPLLIHQPAYNLLNRWVEKDLLDTTEELGTGVIAFTPLAQGLLTDKYLNGIPQDARINRPGGGSLRESHLSETNINHVRALSGIAKRRGQSVAQLALAWTLRDPRVTSALIGASRPEQIVENVGALKNLAFSQEELAEIDRFAQEGGINLWEKPSTAE; from the coding sequence ATGACTTATCAAGCTGCCGAAAACCGCTACGACTCCATCCCCTACCGCCGCGTCGGCCGCAGCGGCCTGGTGCTGCCCGCGCTGTCCCTGGGCCTGTGGCACAACTTCGGCGACAGCACGCCGATCGACACCCAGCGCGCCCTGCTGCGTACCGCCTTCGACCTGGGCATCAACCACTTCGACCTGGCGAACAACTACGGCCCGCCCTACGGCAGCGCCGAGATCAACTTCGGCCGGCTGCTGCGCGAGGACTTCAGGCAGTACCGCGACGAACTGATCATCTCCAGCAAGGCCGGCTGGGACATGTGGCCGGGCCCCTACGGCCAGGGCGGCGGCTCGCGCAAATACGTGCTCGCCAGCCTCGACCAGAGCCTGCAGCGCATGGGCCTGGACTATGTGGACATCTTCTACTCGCACCGCTTCGATCCGGATACACCGTTGGAGGAAACCGCCGGCGCCCTGGCCACCGCAGTGCAGCAGGGCAAGGCGCTGTACGTCGGCATCTCCTCGTACTCCGGGGCGAAGACCCGCGAGATAGCGGCGCTGCTCCAGGACTGGAAGATCCCGCTACTGATCCACCAGCCGGCCTACAACCTGCTCAATCGCTGGGTGGAAAAGGACCTGCTGGATACCACCGAGGAACTCGGCACCGGCGTGATCGCTTTCACCCCGCTGGCCCAGGGCCTGCTGACCGACAAGTACCTCAACGGCATCCCACAGGATGCGCGGATCAACCGCCCGGGTGGCGGCTCGCTGCGTGAGTCGCACCTGTCGGAGACAAACATCAACCATGTCCGGGCCCTGAGCGGGATCGCCAAGCGCCGTGGCCAGAGCGTGGCGCAGTTGGCCCTGGCCTGGACCCTGCGTGACCCGCGGGTGACCTCGGCGCTGATCGGCGCGAGCCGGCCAGAGCAGATCGTCGAAAACGTCGGGGCGCTGAAGAACCTGGCATTCAGCCAGGAGGAACTGGCGGAGATCGACCGTTTCGCCCAGGAAGGCGGGATCAACCTGTGGGAGAAGCCGTCGACGGCCGAGTGA
- a CDS encoding LLM class flavin-dependent oxidoreductase produces MTQTPRQMKLGAFLMATGHHVAAWRHPEVPANAGLDFGHYKQLARIAEAAKFDALFVADSVAAAEGDIASRMARSDHFEPLTLLSALSAVTERIGLIATATTSYNEPYHVARKFASLDHLSSGRAGWNLVTSDAAAEALNFGRTEHISHAERYARAREFHQVVTGLWDSWEDDAFTRDKASGQYYDPAKLHVLNHQGEHFKVRGPLNVARSPQGRPVIVQAGSSQTGLELAAQTAEVVFTAQTSLARAQAFYADLKGRLARFGRPADALKIMPGVFVVVGRSESEAREKHEAFQDLVEPQVGVALLGRMLGNFDLSGYPLDGPLPELPLTDSGQQSRQKLLTELAGQENLTLAQLGRRIAGGRGHYSLVGTPTQIADELQAWFEQGAADGFNVLVPHLPGGLEDFATHVVPELQRRGLYRTEYQGSTLREHLGLERPTNRFSQPL; encoded by the coding sequence ATGACCCAAACCCCGCGCCAGATGAAACTCGGTGCCTTCCTGATGGCTACCGGGCACCACGTCGCAGCGTGGCGTCACCCCGAAGTCCCGGCCAACGCCGGCCTGGATTTCGGCCACTACAAGCAGCTGGCGCGCATCGCCGAGGCGGCGAAGTTCGACGCGCTGTTCGTCGCCGACAGCGTCGCCGCCGCCGAGGGTGACATCGCCAGCCGCATGGCCCGTTCGGATCACTTCGAACCGCTGACCCTGCTCTCGGCCCTCAGCGCGGTGACCGAACGCATCGGCCTGATCGCCACCGCCACCACCAGCTACAACGAGCCGTACCACGTGGCGCGCAAGTTCGCCTCGCTGGACCACCTCTCCAGCGGCCGCGCCGGCTGGAACCTGGTGACCTCGGACGCCGCCGCCGAGGCCCTGAACTTCGGCCGCACCGAGCACATCAGCCATGCCGAACGCTATGCGCGGGCACGCGAGTTCCACCAGGTGGTCACCGGCCTGTGGGACAGCTGGGAGGACGACGCCTTCACCCGCGACAAGGCCAGCGGCCAGTACTACGACCCGGCCAAGCTGCACGTGCTCAATCACCAGGGCGAGCACTTCAAGGTCCGCGGCCCGCTGAACGTCGCCCGCTCGCCCCAGGGCCGGCCGGTGATCGTCCAGGCCGGCTCGTCGCAGACCGGGCTGGAACTGGCCGCACAGACCGCCGAGGTGGTGTTCACCGCACAAACCTCCCTGGCCAGGGCCCAGGCTTTCTACGCCGACCTCAAGGGCCGCCTCGCGCGCTTCGGGCGCCCGGCCGACGCCCTGAAGATCATGCCGGGCGTATTCGTCGTGGTCGGCCGGAGCGAGAGCGAGGCGCGGGAGAAACATGAAGCCTTCCAGGATCTGGTCGAGCCGCAGGTCGGTGTCGCGCTGCTCGGACGCATGCTCGGCAACTTCGACCTGTCCGGTTATCCGCTCGACGGGCCGTTGCCCGAACTGCCGCTGACCGACAGCGGCCAGCAGAGCCGGCAGAAGCTGCTGACCGAGCTGGCCGGCCAGGAGAACCTGACCCTGGCGCAACTGGGTCGGCGTATCGCCGGTGGCCGCGGGCACTACAGCCTGGTCGGTACACCGACCCAGATCGCCGACGAACTGCAGGCCTGGTTCGAACAGGGCGCGGCAGACGGCTTCAACGTACTGGTACCGCACCTGCCGGGCGGGCTGGAGGACTTCGCCACCCACGTGGTGCCGGAACTGCAGCGCCGCGGACTGTACCGGACCGAGTACCAGGGCAGCACGTTACGTGAGCACCTGGGCCTTGAGCGACCGACAAACCGCTTCTCGCAGCCCTTGTAG